In Toxoplasma gondii ME49 chromosome X, whole genome shotgun sequence, a single genomic region encodes these proteins:
- a CDS encoding hypothetical protein (encoded by transcript TGME49_226450~Signal peptide predicted by SignalP 2.0 HMM (probability 0.950) with cleavage site probability 0.376 at residue 56~Predicted trans-membrane domain (TMHMM2.0):402-422) codes for MTASLLHNQRRGFLAMQASRLRRQTWLPALSGRHQGVSFTRQLSILFLLLSVTCSAFYANVVASDDGPPTEDVAVQITPDASLPDEVEASKEGGLGFAGIPRSTMYSIAKTLILDGPAREARTRKLVELGERLSVKGMVLDLTIAQPPAATPQPTRRPWVWKQAKPDAPKFDVEEVVKSIFQKFVVDVEKRAMADLKKEDPELAFKLKDVNVSAELRQLVASRLSNVEVISPSDETTNALHAVAEFFTDLKANREKYLTSLKEKIDFHTPIRFSRALMWDDKDQQVQEVLDIAREEARKRVVDALDEFTPEDRVAMGSLGIGVAYLEEAILERMVNPYIMDRADPDLYRMLRGAVDQATAKLHSDRKEEKRTDAALFREKSLLSIPTGSSAFVSDIPSSAKLSLGVALICALVGAAVLGLHLKKRKKQVAAQKKRIDDAKLNLDLEELLIRPLDTDVPTTTSRRSRTRSSRSRRLEIAKRLFVEPEEGQDISVGDEEEVELEAVPVVASSRFH; via the coding sequence ATGACAGCTTCTTTGCTTCACAATCAACGGCGTGGTTTCCTCGCCATGCAGGCATCCCGACTGCGCCGGCAAACTTGGCTCCCCGCCCTGTCGGGGCGCCACCAGGGCGTAAGTTTCACCCGTCAGCTCTCGAtcctctttcttttgcttAGTGTGACTTGCAGTGCCTTTTACGCGAACGTTGTGGCTTCAGACGACGGGCCTCCCACGGAGGATGTGGCTGTCCAGATCACTCCGGACGCATCGCTTCCGGATGAGGTCGAGGCGAGTAAGGAGGGGGGATTAGGTTTCGCGGGTATTCCTAGGAGCACGATGTATTCCATCGCCAAAACCCTCATTCTGGATGGTCCTGCTCGTGAAGCGCGGACAAGAAAACTTGTGGAACTTGGCGAGAGACTCAGCGTGAAGGGCATGGTCCTCGACTTGACGATCGCACAGCCACCGGCGGCGACTCCGCAACCAACTCGACGACCCTGGGTGTGGAAACAGGCTAAACCCGATGCACCGAAATTTGACGTCGAGGAAGTTGTCAAAAGTATATTTCAGAAATTCGTTGTCGATGTAGAAAAGCGTGCGATGGCGGACctcaagaaagaagacccgGAATTGGCTTTCAAGCTTAAAGACGTCAACGTATCTGCTGAACTGAGGCAGCTCGTGGCATCCCGACTGTCCAACGTTGAAGTCATATCCCCGTCAGACGAAACCACTAACGCGCTCCATGCAGTCGCAGAGTTCTTCACGGACCTAAAGGCCAACCGCGAAAAGTATTTGACCTccctgaaggagaagatCGATTTCCACACACCGATCAGATTCAGTCGGGCGCTCATGTGGGACGACAAAGACCAGCAAGTCCAGGAAGTGTTGGATAttgcgagagaggaggcgagaaagcgcGTGGTGGATGCTCTAGACGAATTTACCCCGGAAGACCGAGTAGCGATGGGTTCACTAGGCATCGGAGTCGCGTACCTTGAGGAGGCGATTCTCGAGCGCATGGTGAATCCCTACATCATGGATCGTGCGGACCCAGATCTCTACAGGATGCTGCGTGGCGCGGTCGACCAGGCCACAGCCAAGTTGCATAGCGACcgcaaagaggaaaaacggactGACGCCGCTCTCTTCCGTGAAAAAAGCCTACTGTCAATCCCCACAGGGTCGTCCGCGTTCGTGTCAGATATACCCTCGAGCGCCAAGCTGAGTCTCGGTGTCGCGTTGATCTGTGCACTTGTGGGTGCCGCTGTCCTCGGGCTGCAtctgaagaagcggaagaagcaggtCGCAGcacaaaagaaaagaatTGATGACGCCAAGCTTAATCTCGATCTCGAGGAGCTCTTGATCAGGCCACTGGACACCGATGTACCAACGACCACGAGTCGACGAAGTCGGACGCGCTCCAGCAGGAGCCGGCGGCTCGAAATCGCCAAGAGGCTCTTTGTGGAGCCGGAAGAGGGGCAAGACATTTCAGTGGGTGATGAAGAGGAGGTGGAACTCGAGGCCGTGCCAGTGGTTGCATCCTCGCGGTTCCACTAA
- a CDS encoding hypothetical protein (encoded by transcript TGME49_226460), which yields MFHSGPGLQSGRAVKRFGDLWRGRYRPTLLPGRGRLMERDMHALLLAFVSAIMRERDARRELERERTGMMRGALPRSQEVERGIERGNCPSPAREERRRETQRESKGSRSAFSSSFSSTSALHSEVHFGDIDQMHNGTTQSEASHKFMKEGAFEVFSFLFYRKRFSCIHQAAALESQEEVWQLILVVWQELLSLPPSVSAFSDSTSRHRCPSSGSRLNDKDSDGFAASPFPSTHPCSSSDHDSRDRGTLREDMVFPYRVGCLFLLLWLLYTAPFSSRIPVPDRAFVAPPSAPSSSPDSAAGNRHSTPSEAATGTLENRQTPEANVSQAGCVRRADSERDAGTSRSRRRSGCESEEDTRGPDSHAERATHKRKDKIVLPAVATLSAENVELLVDVAQACLKRGELLDGARTLKVLWSTGKIRVSVFPEPEEACDKRGLPLGVNKALLFASLQRQPVSVERPHAANLKADIEAAVLPYLRVLEELPSTPLLPRDQHSSLPMPPHSSCVPHRARGRGGGEDRRVEQVAGVLQGRYYPTVAALQRLGEEEPLPWVDDKLVVTPSTTSPPGANRGL from the exons ATGTTCCACTCCGGCCCTGGACTCCAGTCAGGGCGCGCTGTCAAGCGCTTTGGGGATTTGTGGCGCGGGAGGTATCGCCCCACTCTTCTCCCAGGACGAGGCCGGttgatggagagagacatgcacGCTCTCCTTCTGGCGTTTGTCTCAGCGATTATGCGAGAAAGAGATGCTCGCagagagctggagagagaacgaacagGCATGATGAGGGGGGCGCTGCCACGTTCtcaagaagtggagagagggaTAGAGCGTGGCAACTGTCCGTCTCCCGCccgcgaggagaggcgaagggaaacgcagagagagtcCAAGGGATCCAGAAGCGCTTTCagctcttcgttttcgtctaCAAGCGCTTTGCATTCGGAGGTACATTTCGGAGACATAGATCAGATGCACAACGGGACAACTCAAAGTGAAGCATCGCACAAGTTCATGAAGGAGGGTGCCTTCGAGGtgttctcgtttctcttttacAGGAAACGCTTTTCGTGCATCCACCAAGCCGCTGCTCTAGAGAGCCAGGAGGAAGTCTGGCAACTCATACTTGTCGTCTGGCAAG AACTCCTCTCGTTGCCACCTTCTGTCTCAGCTTTCTCGGATTCCACTTCTCGGCATCGGTGCCCTTCATCCGGCTCTCGCCTCAACGACAAAGACAGCGACGGCTTCGCAGCGTCACCGTTTCCTTCAACCCAtccctgctcttcttctgatCACGACTCGCGTGACAGAGGAACGCTCAGAGAGGATATGGTTTTCCCGTACCGGGTtgggtgtctctttcttctcctctggctTCTCTACACGgctcccttctcctcgcgcaTCCCTGTCCCAGATCGCGCCTTCGTCGCGCCGCCGTCCGCACCGTCTTCATCGCCTGACTCCGCTGCAGGCAACCGTCATTCCACCCCATCTGAGGCGGCGACGGGAACACTCGAGAACCGACAAACGCCCGAGGCCAATGTCTCACAAGCAGGCTGCGTTCGGCGGgccgacagcgagagagatgcgGGAACGAGTCGCTCCAGGCGTCGCTCTGGGTGTGAATCAGAAGAAGATACCCGAGGACCTGATAGTCACGCTGAACGAGCGACACACAAGCGGAAAGACAAAATCGTCCTGCCCGCAGTTGCCACGTTGTCAGCAG AGAATGTGGAATTGCTGGTAGACGTCGCGCAAGCCTGCttgaagagaggcgagctTCTTGACGGCGCCCGAACGCTGAAGGTTCTGTGGAGCACCGGCAAGATTCGCGTCTCCGTGTTTCCAGAGCCCGAGGAGGCATGCGATAAGCGCGGCCTCCCATTGGGTGTCAACAAGGCGCTCTTATTTGCGTCCCTGCA ACGTCAGCCGGTGTCCGTAGAGCGGCCACACGCG GCGAATCTTAAAGCCGATATCGAGGCGGCTGTTCTGCCGTACCTTCGAGTACTTGAGGAGTTGCCTTCCActccccttctccctcgaGACCAGCACTCCTCTTTGCCGATGCCCCCTCATTCCTCCTGTGTTCCCCACCGAGCAAGAGGGAGGGGAGGTGGAGAGGACAGACGAGTAGAGCAAGTGGCCGGCGTCCTCCAAGGACGATATTACCCGACTGTTGCTGCGCTGCAG CGGCTAGGTGAGGAGGAACCGCTGCCCTGGGTTGACGATAAGCTGGTCGTGACTCCGTCTACGACGTCGCCACCCGGTGCCAATCGCGGGCTTTAA